From Astyanax mexicanus isolate ESR-SI-001 chromosome 11, AstMex3_surface, whole genome shotgun sequence, the proteins below share one genomic window:
- the LOC125804892 gene encoding scavenger receptor cysteine-rich type 1 protein M130-like isoform X1 codes for MCLFMCDVDYMPIRLRGGEEICSGRLEVYYNAEWGSICADLWDIRDAQVVCRQLGCGPALSANRRAVDGSGGGTIWMNRVKCRGNEIHLWDCPHSLKNHTDCSHSAGVTCADIFVTLPFSSETTTTYTTVPAQLTEKKTVPPSKNPSSNFPYIYPVSLLVLGSVLFLALVLLVVLFYQNRVLRRVISKARRKTLLEAVYEEINHKCVTNRYTKRGKLYVESFTEGSLHTVCKVDLRSDIK; via the exons atgtgtctgttcatgtgtgatgtagattacatgcctattaggttgagaggaggagaggaaatctGTTCTGGGAGGTTGGAGGTGTATTATAATGCTGAGTGGGGGTCTATATGTGCTGAtctgtgggacatcagggatgctcaggtggtctgcaggcagctgggttgtgggccggcgctgagtgctaatagaagagctgttgatggttctggtggaggaactatctggatgaacagagtgaagtgtagagggaatgagattcacctgtgggactgtcctcattccctgaagaaccacactgactgctcccacagtgctggagtcacctgtgcag acatatttgtcacattacctttttcatctgaaacaactacaacttacaccacag taccagcacagctaacagagaaaaagacagtccctccttcaaaaaatccatcatctaattttccatacatctatccagtgtctctcctggttctgggatctgtgctcttcctggccttagtgcttctggttgtgctgttttatcagaacagagtgctcaggagag tgatttctaaggcgaggaggaagactctgcttgaggcagtctatgaagagattaaccataaatgtgtcactaatagatatactaaaagaggtaaattatatgtagagagtttcactgaaggcagtcttcacacagtatgtaaagtggatctaaggtcagatatcaaatag
- the LOC125804892 gene encoding scavenger receptor cysteine-rich type 1 protein M130-like isoform X2, which translates to MPIRLRGGEEICSGRLEVYYNAEWGSICADLWDIRDAQVVCRQLGCGPALSANRRAVDGSGGGTIWMNRVKCRGNEIHLWDCPHSLKNHTDCSHSAGVTCADIFVTLPFSSETTTTYTTVPAQLTEKKTVPPSKNPSSNFPYIYPVSLLVLGSVLFLALVLLVVLFYQNRVLRRVISKARRKTLLEAVYEEINHKCVTNRYTKRGKLYVESFTEGSLHTVCKVDLRSDIK; encoded by the exons atgcctattaggttgagaggaggagaggaaatctGTTCTGGGAGGTTGGAGGTGTATTATAATGCTGAGTGGGGGTCTATATGTGCTGAtctgtgggacatcagggatgctcaggtggtctgcaggcagctgggttgtgggccggcgctgagtgctaatagaagagctgttgatggttctggtggaggaactatctggatgaacagagtgaagtgtagagggaatgagattcacctgtgggactgtcctcattccctgaagaaccacactgactgctcccacagtgctggagtcacctgtgcag acatatttgtcacattacctttttcatctgaaacaactacaacttacaccacag taccagcacagctaacagagaaaaagacagtccctccttcaaaaaatccatcatctaattttccatacatctatccagtgtctctcctggttctgggatctgtgctcttcctggccttagtgcttctggttgtgctgttttatcagaacagagtgctcaggagag tgatttctaaggcgaggaggaagactctgcttgaggcagtctatgaagagattaaccataaatgtgtcactaatagatatactaaaagaggtaaattatatgtagagagtttcactgaaggcagtcttcacacagtatgtaaagtggatctaaggtcagatatcaaatag